In the genome of Bacteroidota bacterium, the window TGGCGCTGCTGCTGATTCGCACGCCGGTCGCGATCACGCTGGGCGCGCTCGGGGTAATCTTGCTCGCGCTAAAGGGTTTTCCACTCGTTGCGGTTCCGCAGCGATTGCACGGCTCTATGGACAGTTTCGAACTGTTGGCTGTGCCGATGTTCCTGCTGATGTCCAATGTGCTGCTCAAAGGTGGTGTCGGGCGGGATCTGTACGCGGCCGTGCAGAGCTGGGTAGGTCATTGGCCCGGCGGACTCGGCGTTGCAACCATACTCTCGTGCACGTTGTTTTCAGCTATCTCCGGCTCATCGGTTGCAACCGCTGCAACCATCGGCACCGTGGCCATCCCCGAGATGTCGCAGCGCGGCTACGACAAACCCTTTGTCTACGGCATGTTGGCTGCAGGGGGGACACTGGGCATTCTGATACCGCCATCGATACCGTTGATTATTTACGGTGTGGTTACAGAGAGTTCCATTCCGACCTTGTTTCTCGCTGGTGTCGGCCCTGGGCTCTTCCTGGCCTTTGCGTTCATCGTCTACGGCGTCTTGTTCTCGCGGTTCTCCGGCGCCTACCTTGCGATACCGCGCGCGACGTGGGGCGAACGCGCGCGTGCGTCTTTGTTGGCTTTGCCATGATATCGCGCCCAGGGACCGGAATGAGCGAGCCGTTGTGTGCAACGCAGTTCTCGGTTTCAGTCTGTGGCACCGGCAGCTTGTAGTAGCTCGCCAGTTCCATGTCACCATCCTGGCCAATACGGAAGATGGCATTGGCACCCCAAGTGGCTGGATCTGTGGACCGGCAGCGCGGTGCCCTGCCGCCACCCCATTCATCTGTAAAAACGACAACATCACCGTCGTTGTTAAAGGTAGCTGAATGCCAGTAGGCAAAGTTCGGGTCAACCCGTTCACTAATCCGACGGGGGTTTGCGGCATCTGAGATATCGAGAAGGATACCGTTTCCAGAGCATGCCCCACCCGCGAGGCCAATACCGGGATACGCGGTGATATCGTGGCAACGATTGGTGATCCGCGTGGACTGCGTGCCCTCCCCATGGTTGCCTCCTTGCCATAATCCGTCGATCTGGCCTTCTTCGTTGGCAAAGATACGTGGCATGTTCACAATCTCGGCCGCAGCCGGATTAGCTAATGGCACTTTCACAACCTCGATCCGGAAAAGTGATGTATTTGGATCTTCGTCGGGGTCTGCGCTGGAGCAACCCGGTAGCTCAGCACCCGGGCGCACCCGACTCGTGCCCTGGATGTAAACGTAGATGTTTTCGGTGTCGCCAGGCTCTGTGACAATTGTGTGCGTGTGTGATCCGCGGCAAGACTGTACGGCGGCCACTTGTGTTGGATTGGCCATGTCCGAAACATCGAAAATGCGCACGCCCCGCATGCGTTCAGCAGAAATCGAATCGGCAACGCCTTCAATCCCACAGTCCAGCCGACCCCGGGTCTCTTGCGCCGACATTACGATCAGATCCCCGTAAACCGACACGTCTCCCTGGCCGCCGGGACAAACCACCGACAGCTCGTAAACGGGGTCTTTCGGGTTACTGATGTCGATGACCTGGAAACCATTGTAGTTTCCCTGGATTAACCGGTTACCCCGGAAGGCCAGATCCGTGTTATTGAACCGCCGGTCAGCTTGCCTGTCAGGGTTGAAGAAGCCTTCAGCCCGCGGGATCGCTGCGAGAAGTTCGAGGCCGCTGATTGCGGTCTCAGCATCTGCCCAGCCGGCACCAAGTCCGATCCGCGGATCGTTTGGGTCCCAGTCGAGGCTGGGAGGGCTCGGCGCAACTGGTGGCTGCGGCGCGGCGTTGGGTATCTCTGCAACGTCTGTCTCCTGCGCCTTGGCGTCCATGTTGATGAACACGGTAGCGACCAGTGCCGCCATAACCAGGAGGCCACGGCCCCATACATGACCGAAGTCCTTCATAGTATACCTCTCCTTGGGTTGAAGTTTAAATTTGCAATGGGGTGATGCCGTTTTACAGGCTTGTGGGTGCTTGTTAGCGCAACGCCTCCAGGAGCGCGCGCATCCGATTAATTTCCATTTGCTGATCCGAGTCGACCTCTTCGGCAAACTGGAAGATTGTTGACTCCTGCGCTGCACCAGCACTATTGAACAGGGTTTCCACCATATCGATGGCCCCCTGATGATGCTGTATCATCCCCTCGAGGAAGAGCCGGTCGAATACGGTCCCACGGGCCTGCGAGAGGGCTTCCATCTGCTCCTCGGTAAGCATGCCGGGCATCACATGGAGTCCGCCTACCATGTCAGGGTGCATACCGCCGTGGTGCATTGCGCCCATTGGCATCTCGATGGATTGTCCCCGCTCGGTGAGCCACACCTCCATCAATTTGATCTCGTCTCGCTGCGAAATTTCCATGCGCAATGCCATCTGACGGACGGCATTGGTTGCAGCATATTTATGGACGAGCGCTGTCATCTGGAGCGCTTGCTGATGATGCGGGATCATGCCTTGCATGAAAAGGACATCTGCTTCCGTATATGCCACGCCGGCGACATTATCGAGCTCCTCAAGCGCAAAGACACTACTAGCCTCACCGGGAGCACCCGGTTGGACAACACGCGGACCGTCAGTCGGCGCCGGCATGGACGCATCTTTCGAGCCACTGCATGCCGCGACTGCGCCCACTGACAGGAAAAGCATGACATACGATATAGCGCGATTCAATATAGTTCGGTGTTTGGTACGCGCAGCGTCTGTCATGTTGATTGTATTACGTATAGCAGATTGAGAATTAGCTATGATCAGAGCCCGTTCCCGCTACGGTGGGGAAGTTTAGAAAAACGAATCGAATATACTAAATTTACAGGATAACGAATCAATCAGCGAGCCGCTCGTCGCAAAAGGGGTTAGCATGCTGTAGCCAGGTGTCGGCGGTTACTAATACGCCCACCTTTCGATCATCGAGCATAGACGGACAGCCGATTGGATGTCCCAGACCCACCGGCTTGCGTCGCCCCCGCAAGCACAAACACTTCCTCGCCCACCGTCACAGCCCCAAGGCCGTGACGCGGCACCGGCATGTCAGCAATCGATGACCAAGCATCGGTAGCCGGGTCGTACATCCAACACTCGCTGTACACGCCCCCACCAGTATTATTGAAAAA includes:
- a CDS encoding DUF305 domain-containing protein; amino-acid sequence: MNRAISYVMLFLSVGAVAACSGSKDASMPAPTDGPRVVQPGAPGEASSVFALEELDNVAGVAYTEADVLFMQGMIPHHQQALQMTALVHKYAATNAVRQMALRMEISQRDEIKLMEVWLTERGQSIEMPMGAMHHGGMHPDMVGGLHVMPGMLTEEQMEALSQARGTVFDRLFLEGMIQHHQGAIDMVETLFNSAGAAQESTIFQFAEEVDSDQQMEINRMRALLEALR